The following proteins are encoded in a genomic region of Kosakonia oryzae:
- the rimP gene encoding ribosome maturation factor RimP translates to MSTLEQKLTEMITAPVEALGYELVGIEFVRGRTSTLRIYIDSEDGINVDDCADVSHQVSAVLDVEDPITVAYNLEVSSPGLERPLFTAEHYARFKGDEVTLVLRMAVQNRRKWQGIIKDVDGEMITVTVEGKDEVFALSNIQKANLVPHF, encoded by the coding sequence TTGTCCACATTAGAGCAAAAATTAACAGAGATGATTACGGCACCGGTTGAAGCACTGGGCTATGAACTGGTCGGTATCGAATTTGTGCGTGGTCGCACATCTACGCTGCGCATCTATATTGATAGTGAAGATGGCATCAATGTTGATGATTGCGCTGATGTCAGCCACCAGGTCAGTGCGGTACTGGATGTTGAAGATCCGATTACCGTTGCTTACAACCTGGAAGTTTCCTCACCAGGTCTTGAGCGTCCTTTGTTTACGGCTGAGCACTACGCGCGCTTTAAGGGCGACGAAGTCACGCTGGTGCTGCGTATGGCGGTGCAAAACCGCCGTAAATGGCAGGGCATCATTAAAGATGTCGATGGCGAGATGATCACCGTTACGGTCGAAGGTAAAGATGAAGTGTTCGCATTGAGTAATATTCAGAAAGCGAACCTGGTCCCCCACTTTTAA
- the nusA gene encoding transcription termination factor NusA — protein sequence MNKEILAVVEAVSNEKSLPREKIFEALESALATATKKKYEQEIDVRVSIDRKSGDFDTFRRWMVVEEVTQPTREITLEAARYEDESLNVGDYVEDQIESVTFDRITTQTAKQVIVQKVREAERAMVVDQFREHEGEIITGVVKKVNRDNITLDLGSNAEAVILREDMLPRENFRPGDRIRGVLYAVRPEARGAQLFVTRSKPEMLIELFRIEVPEIGEEVIEIKAAARDPGSRAKIAVKTNDKRIDPVGACVGMRGARVQAVSTELGGERIDIVLWDDNPAQFVINAMAPADVASIVVDEDKHTMDIAVEAGNLAQAIGRNGQNVRLASQLSGWELNVMTVEDLQSKHQAEAHAAIDTFTRYLDIDEDFATVLVEEGFSTLEELAYVPIKELLEIDGLDEDTVEALRDRAKNALTTLALAQEESLGNKEPAEDLLNLEGLDRALAFKLAARGVCTLEDLAEQGVDDLSDIEGLTDEKAGELIMAARNICWFGDEA from the coding sequence ATGAACAAAGAAATTTTGGCTGTTGTTGAAGCTGTTTCTAACGAAAAGTCGCTTCCGCGTGAAAAAATCTTTGAAGCGCTGGAAAGTGCTCTGGCTACAGCAACCAAGAAAAAATATGAACAAGAGATCGATGTACGCGTAAGCATCGACCGTAAAAGTGGTGATTTCGATACTTTCCGTCGCTGGATGGTGGTTGAAGAGGTAACGCAACCGACGCGTGAAATCACGCTTGAAGCGGCGCGCTACGAGGACGAAAGTCTGAATGTCGGCGATTACGTCGAAGATCAGATTGAATCCGTGACCTTTGACCGTATCACCACGCAAACTGCGAAGCAGGTTATCGTGCAGAAAGTGCGTGAAGCTGAGCGTGCGATGGTGGTCGATCAGTTCCGCGAACACGAAGGCGAAATCATCACTGGCGTGGTGAAGAAAGTTAACCGCGATAACATTACTCTTGACCTCGGTAGCAATGCTGAAGCGGTGATCCTGCGTGAAGATATGCTGCCGCGTGAAAACTTCCGTCCGGGCGACCGCATCCGTGGCGTGCTGTACGCAGTGCGTCCTGAAGCGCGCGGTGCTCAACTGTTCGTCACGCGTTCCAAACCGGAAATGCTGATCGAATTGTTCCGCATCGAAGTGCCGGAAATTGGCGAAGAAGTGATTGAGATTAAAGCCGCAGCCCGCGATCCGGGTTCACGCGCCAAAATCGCTGTGAAGACCAACGATAAGCGTATCGATCCGGTCGGTGCTTGCGTTGGTATGCGTGGCGCGCGCGTTCAGGCGGTTTCAACCGAGCTGGGCGGCGAGCGTATCGATATCGTGCTGTGGGACGACAACCCGGCTCAGTTCGTGATCAACGCGATGGCGCCGGCAGATGTTGCTTCTATCGTTGTGGATGAAGACAAGCACACCATGGATATCGCCGTTGAGGCGGGTAACCTGGCGCAAGCTATCGGCCGTAATGGTCAGAACGTGCGTCTTGCGTCTCAGCTGAGCGGCTGGGAACTCAACGTTATGACCGTTGAAGATCTGCAGTCCAAGCATCAGGCTGAAGCGCATGCAGCAATTGATACCTTCACCCGTTATCTGGACATTGACGAAGATTTCGCTACCGTCCTGGTCGAAGAAGGTTTCTCTACGCTGGAAGAACTGGCCTATGTGCCAATTAAAGAGCTGCTGGAAATCGACGGTCTGGATGAAGACACCGTTGAAGCTCTGCGCGATCGTGCGAAAAATGCCCTGACCACTCTGGCTCTGGCGCAGGAAGAGAGTCTCGGCAATAAAGAGCCGGCTGAAGACCTGCTGAATCTGGAAGGTCTGGATCGCGCATTGGCTTTCAAACTGGCTGCTCGTGGTGTTTGTACGCTTGAAGACCTCGCCGAGCAAGGCGTGGATGACCTGAGTGATATCGAAGGGTTAACCGACGAGAAAGCAGGTGAGCTCATCATGGCCGCACGTAATATTTGCTGGTTTGGTGACGAAGCGTAA
- the infB gene encoding translation initiation factor IF-2 — MTDVTVKTLAAEIQTSVDRLVQQFADAGIRKSAEDSVTAQEKQTLLAHLNREHGSSPDKLTLQRKTRSTLSIQGTGGKSKSVQIEVRKKRTFVKRDPQEAERLAAEEEAMREAEEKARREAEEAAEREAEEKAKREAESRLKREAEEKAKREHAENAKREAAENSKVSNQQSDEMTRAAQTEKARREAEAQELKRKAEEEARRKLEENARRVAEEARRMAEQNENGWAASSDEEETIGDYHVTTSQHARQAEDDNDREVEGGRGRTRTAKAARPKKGNKHAESKADREEARAAVRGGKGGRQRKGSTLQQGFQKPAQAVNRDVVIGETLTVGELANKMAVKGSQVIKAMMKLGAMATINQVIDQETAQLVAEEMGHKVILRRENELEEAVMSDRDTGAAAEPRAPVVTIMGHVDHGKTSLLDYIRSTKVASGEAGGITQHIGAYHVETDNGMITFLDTPGHAAFTAMRARGAQATDIVVLVVAADDGVMPQTIEAIQHAKAAQVPVVVAVNKIDKPEADPDRVKNELAQYGIIPEEWGGESQFVHVSAKAGTGIDDLLDAILLQAEVLELKAIRKGMASGVVIESFLDKGRGPVASVLVREGTLHKGDIVLCGFEYGRVRAMRDELGREVTEAGPSIPVEILGLSGVPAAGDEATVVRDEKKAREVALYRQGKFREVKLARQQKSKLENMFANMTEGEVHEVNIVLKADVQGSVEAISDSLLKLSTEEVKVKIVGSGVGGITETDATLAAASNAILVGFNVRADASARRVIEAEGLDLRYYSVIYNLIDEVKAAMSGMLSPELKQQIIGLAEVRDVFKSPKFGAIAGCMVTEGVVKRHNPIRVLRDNVVIYEGELESLRRFKDDVNEVRNGMECGIGVKNYNDVRTGDMIEVFEIIEIQRTIE; from the coding sequence ATGACAGATGTAACCGTAAAAACGCTGGCCGCTGAGATTCAGACCTCCGTGGACCGCCTGGTACAGCAATTTGCTGATGCAGGGATCCGCAAGTCCGCTGAAGACTCAGTGACGGCACAAGAAAAGCAGACGCTTCTGGCGCACCTGAACCGTGAACACGGTTCGTCGCCTGATAAGCTGACGCTGCAGCGCAAAACGCGCAGCACATTAAGTATCCAGGGCACCGGTGGTAAAAGTAAATCGGTGCAGATCGAAGTCCGTAAAAAACGCACCTTTGTAAAACGCGATCCACAAGAGGCTGAACGTCTCGCTGCGGAAGAAGAGGCGATGCGTGAAGCGGAAGAGAAGGCCCGTCGTGAAGCAGAGGAAGCCGCTGAGCGCGAAGCCGAGGAAAAAGCAAAGCGTGAGGCCGAAAGTCGCCTGAAACGTGAAGCTGAAGAAAAAGCTAAACGCGAACATGCTGAAAATGCAAAACGCGAGGCTGCGGAAAATAGCAAAGTGAGCAACCAACAATCTGACGAAATGACCAGGGCAGCCCAGACGGAGAAAGCCCGTCGCGAAGCTGAAGCGCAAGAACTCAAGCGCAAAGCGGAAGAAGAGGCTCGCCGCAAACTGGAAGAAAATGCGCGCCGCGTAGCGGAAGAAGCTCGTCGTATGGCGGAACAAAATGAAAATGGCTGGGCAGCCAGCAGCGATGAAGAAGAGACTATCGGCGATTATCACGTAACCACTTCGCAGCATGCGCGCCAGGCGGAAGATGACAACGACCGTGAAGTTGAAGGTGGTCGAGGTCGTACCCGCACTGCTAAAGCGGCGCGTCCGAAGAAAGGTAACAAACACGCTGAAAGCAAAGCTGACCGTGAAGAAGCGCGTGCAGCAGTTCGCGGTGGCAAAGGTGGCCGTCAGCGTAAAGGTTCCACTCTGCAGCAGGGCTTCCAGAAGCCAGCGCAGGCAGTTAACCGTGACGTGGTAATTGGCGAAACCCTCACCGTCGGCGAACTGGCGAACAAGATGGCCGTTAAAGGCTCTCAGGTCATCAAAGCCATGATGAAACTGGGTGCGATGGCAACCATCAACCAGGTTATCGACCAGGAAACCGCGCAGCTTGTTGCTGAAGAAATGGGCCACAAAGTTATCCTGCGTCGTGAAAACGAGCTGGAAGAAGCGGTAATGAGCGACCGTGATACTGGTGCAGCGGCTGAACCTCGCGCACCGGTCGTGACCATCATGGGTCACGTTGACCACGGTAAAACCTCTCTGCTGGACTACATTCGTTCGACGAAAGTGGCCTCCGGCGAAGCGGGCGGCATTACTCAGCACATTGGTGCATACCACGTTGAAACCGACAACGGCATGATCACCTTCCTGGATACCCCTGGCCACGCTGCGTTTACCGCAATGCGTGCTCGTGGTGCTCAGGCAACGGATATCGTTGTTCTGGTTGTTGCTGCCGACGACGGCGTCATGCCGCAAACCATCGAAGCTATCCAGCATGCGAAAGCAGCGCAGGTGCCGGTGGTGGTTGCAGTGAACAAGATTGATAAACCTGAAGCCGATCCGGATCGCGTTAAAAATGAACTGGCTCAGTACGGAATCATTCCGGAAGAGTGGGGCGGCGAAAGCCAGTTCGTACACGTTTCCGCGAAAGCCGGTACAGGTATCGACGACCTGCTTGATGCAATTCTGCTGCAGGCCGAAGTCCTGGAACTGAAAGCTATCCGTAAAGGTATGGCGAGCGGTGTCGTTATCGAATCCTTCCTGGATAAAGGCCGTGGTCCGGTGGCTTCCGTTCTGGTTCGCGAAGGGACGCTGCATAAAGGCGACATCGTTCTGTGCGGCTTCGAATACGGTCGTGTGCGTGCGATGCGTGACGAGCTGGGCCGTGAAGTTACTGAAGCGGGTCCGTCTATTCCGGTGGAAATCCTCGGTCTTTCCGGCGTTCCGGCTGCAGGCGATGAAGCAACCGTAGTGCGTGACGAGAAGAAAGCGCGTGAAGTTGCGCTGTATCGTCAGGGCAAATTCCGTGAAGTTAAACTGGCGCGTCAGCAGAAATCCAAACTGGAAAACATGTTTGCCAACATGACTGAAGGCGAAGTTCACGAAGTGAACATCGTACTGAAGGCTGATGTTCAGGGCTCTGTAGAAGCGATCTCCGATTCTCTGCTGAAACTCTCTACTGAAGAAGTGAAAGTGAAGATCGTGGGTTCCGGCGTAGGTGGTATCACCGAAACCGATGCGACTCTGGCTGCTGCGTCCAACGCTATTCTGGTTGGCTTTAACGTTCGTGCTGATGCCTCTGCGCGTCGTGTGATCGAAGCCGAAGGCCTGGATCTGCGTTACTACTCGGTCATCTATAACCTGATCGACGAAGTGAAAGCAGCGATGAGCGGTATGCTCTCTCCGGAACTGAAACAGCAGATCATCGGTCTGGCGGAAGTTCGTGATGTGTTCAAATCACCGAAATTCGGCGCGATCGCAGGCTGTATGGTTACTGAAGGTGTGGTTAAACGTCACAACCCGATCCGTGTCCTGCGCGACAACGTGGTTATTTATGAAGGCGAGCTGGAATCCCTGCGTCGCTTCAAAGATGACGTTAACGAAGTCCGTAACGGCATGGAATGCGGTATTGGCGTGAAGAACTACAATGATGTGCGCACTGGCGATATGATCGAAGTGTTCGAAATTATCGAAATTCAGCGCACAATCGAATAA
- the rbfA gene encoding 30S ribosome-binding factor RbfA: protein MAKEFGRPQRVAQELQKEIAIILQREIKDPRLGMMTTVSGVEVSRDLAYAKVFVTFLNDKDEASVKAGIKALQDASGFIRTLVGKAMRLRIVPELTFFYDNSLVEGMRMSNLVTSVVKHDDERRVNPDDSKED from the coding sequence ATGGCGAAAGAATTTGGTCGCCCGCAGCGCGTAGCCCAGGAACTGCAAAAAGAAATTGCGATTATCCTGCAGCGTGAAATCAAAGATCCGCGACTGGGGATGATGACTACCGTATCCGGTGTTGAAGTTTCCCGCGATCTGGCTTATGCCAAAGTGTTTGTCACCTTCCTTAACGATAAAGATGAAGCTTCTGTTAAAGCGGGCATCAAAGCGCTACAGGACGCTTCCGGTTTTATTCGTACCCTGGTGGGTAAAGCTATGCGTCTGCGTATCGTGCCGGAACTGACCTTCTTCTACGACAATTCGCTGGTGGAAGGGATGCGTATGTCCAACCTGGTGACCAGCGTGGTGAAGCACGATGACGAACGTCGTGTGAATCCGGACGACAGCAAGGAGGACTGA
- the truB gene encoding tRNA pseudouridine(55) synthase TruB, translating into MSRPRRRGRDVHGVLLLDKQQGASSNDVLQKVKRLYNANRAGHTGALDPLATGMLPICLGEATKFSQYLLDSDKRYRVIARLGQRTDTSDADGQIVEERPVTFTDEQLAAALESFRGDTQQVPSMYSALKYQGKKLYEYARQGIEVPREARPITVYELIFIRHEGNELELEIHCSKGTYIRTIIDDLGEKLGCGAHVIYLRRLAVSKYPVERMVTLEHLHELVAQAEQQNIPAAQLLDPLLMPMDSPASDFPVVNIPSVVAAYFKNGQPVRASAAPKEGLVRVTEGDEGKFIGMGEIDDDARVAPRRLVVEYPAV; encoded by the coding sequence ATGAGTCGTCCTCGTCGTCGTGGTCGCGACGTGCATGGCGTGTTGCTGCTTGATAAACAGCAGGGCGCCTCGAGCAATGATGTGCTGCAAAAGGTCAAACGCCTCTACAATGCTAACCGTGCCGGACATACCGGGGCGTTGGATCCGCTGGCGACCGGTATGTTGCCGATTTGTCTGGGCGAAGCAACAAAGTTTTCCCAGTATCTGCTGGATTCTGATAAACGCTATCGGGTCATTGCGCGGCTGGGCCAGCGAACTGATACTTCTGATGCGGACGGTCAAATTGTCGAAGAGCGCCCGGTAACCTTTACCGACGAGCAATTGGCTGCGGCGCTGGAGAGTTTCCGTGGCGATACGCAGCAAGTGCCGTCAATGTATTCCGCGCTGAAGTATCAGGGAAAGAAACTCTACGAGTATGCGCGCCAGGGTATTGAAGTGCCGCGTGAAGCCCGGCCTATTACCGTTTATGAACTGATATTTATTCGTCATGAAGGTAATGAGCTGGAGCTGGAAATCCACTGCTCTAAAGGGACTTACATTCGCACCATTATTGACGATCTGGGTGAGAAGCTGGGTTGTGGCGCGCATGTTATCTACCTGCGTCGTCTGGCGGTGAGCAAATACCCGGTTGAGAGGATGGTCACTCTGGAGCACTTGCACGAGCTGGTGGCCCAGGCTGAGCAGCAGAATATTCCGGCGGCACAGCTACTGGATCCGCTGTTGATGCCAATGGACAGCCCGGCATCCGATTTTCCCGTCGTCAATATTCCTTCTGTCGTGGCCGCGTATTTCAAAAACGGTCAGCCAGTACGCGCATCAGCCGCGCCAAAAGAGGGGCTGGTACGCGTGACGGAAGGTGATGAAGGTAAATTTATCGGTATGGGCGAAATAGACGATGATGCGCGTGTGGCGCCGCGTCGTCTGGTTGTAGAGTATCCTGCTGTATAA
- the rpsO gene encoding 30S ribosomal protein S15, with the protein MSLSTEATAKIVSEFGRDANDTGSTDVQIALLTAQINHLQSHFAEHKKDHHSRRGLLGMVSRRRKLLDYLKRKDVARYTALIERLGLRR; encoded by the coding sequence ATGTCTCTAAGTACTGAAGCTACAGCTAAAATCGTTTCTGAGTTTGGTCGTGATGCAAACGACACCGGTTCTACCGATGTTCAGATTGCTCTGTTGACTGCACAGATCAACCACCTGCAGAGCCACTTTGCAGAGCACAAAAAAGATCACCACAGTCGTCGTGGTCTGCTGGGCATGGTTTCTCGCCGTCGTAAACTGCTTGACTATCTGAAACGTAAAGACGTTGCACGTTACACCGCGCTGATCGAGCGTCTGGGTCTGCGTCGCTAA